Sequence from the Mesorhizobium sp. PAMC28654 genome:
TCCCAGCAACATTGCTGCCAGAAGAGATTCCATGACCTATTGCGTCGGCCTGAAGATCGATCGCGGGCTCGTGTTCATGTCGGACACGCGCACCAATGCCGGCATGGATTCGATCTCGACCTTCAAGAAGATGCATGTCTGGGAACAGCCGGGCGAGCGCGTCATCGTGTTGATGTCCGCCGGCAACCTGGCGACGACGCAGGCGGTGGTCAGCCTGCTGGAAGAGCGCACCAAGGCGGTTGCCGATCGTCATGCCACGTTGTTGGAAACGCCTTCCATGTATCAGACGGTGCGGCTCGTGGGTGACACCGTCAAGGAAGTGATTGCCCATTCGTCGCCGGCCGGCGAGAAGGCGGATTCCTACTTCAACGCCTCTTTCATCCTTGGTGGACAGATCAAGGGCAGCGAGCCGCGCCTGTTCATGATCTACCCTGAAGGCAATTTCATTGAGTCGACTGACGACACGCCGTTCTTCCAGATCGGCGAGACCAAGTACGGCAAGCCGATCATCATCCGCGCCTATGAAAAGACCATGAGCCTTGCCGAGACGGTGAAACTGCTGCTGGTGTCGTTCGACTCGACCTTGAAGTCAAACCTCTCGGTCGGCCTGCCGCTGGACCTGCTGTTCTATGAGAAGGAGACTTTCAAGGTCGGACTGAAGAAGCGGATCGGCCAGGATGATCAGTATTACCGTACGATCTCCGATGGTTGGTCTAACGCGCTAAAAACCGCCTTTGCGAGCCTGCCTGATTTTCCGGGCTAGTGGCCGCCCATTCGCAGGCCGTTGCGAACCAATATTTCACATGTTAATTAGACTGCTGATCGAATGTGGCGGCTGCAATCGGCGACGCCTGGCAGTGCTGGAAGGCGCGAATGAACAACGATGATTTCCGGCAATGGTCGCTGCGCGCGGCCGAATGGGGTGCCGACTACCGAAGCGGCCTTCGCGACAGGCCGGTGCGGCCGCTTGTCGAGCCGGGCGACATCTTCAAGAGCATAGAAGTCTCGCCACCTGAAACGGCGGAGCCGATGGACGCGATCTTCGCCGACTTCGAGGACAAGATCCTGCCGGGCATGACGCATTGGCAGCATCCGCGTTTCTTCGCCTATTTCCCGGCCAATGCAGCACCCGTTTCTGTCGTGGCCGAGTATCTGGTTTCGGCGATGGCCGCGCAATGCATGCTGTGGCAGACCTCGCCGGCGGCGACCGAACTGGAGACGCGGGTGGTCGACTGGATGCGCCAGGCGCTCGGCCTGCCGGAAGGGTTTTCGGGGGTCATCCAGGATTCGGCGTCCTCGGCCACGCTTGCCGCCGTGCTGACGATGCGTGAACGCGCGCTCGACTGGCAAGGAAACAAGAAAGGCCTGAGCGGGCAGGCGAGGGTGCGCATCTATTCCTCCGACCAGGTCCATACCTCCATCGACCGGGCAATCTGGGTTGCCGGCATTGGCGAGGACAATCTGGTCCGCATCCCCGCCGCAGGCCGCTTTCGCGCCATGGATACCGTGGCCCTTGAAGCTGCGATCGTCGCCGACAAGGAAGCCGGACTGCTGCCGGCCGGCATCATCGCTTGCGTCGGGGGTACCAGCACTGGCGGAACCGATGATGTCGCTGAAGTCGCGGCGGTGGCGAAGCGGCATGGACTGTATCTGCATGTTGATGCGGCGTGGGCGGGATCGGCGATGATCTGCGAGGAATATCGGCACTTCTGGGCCGGTGTCGAGCAAGCGGATTCTATCGTCTTCAATCCGCACAAATGGCTGGGCGCGCAGTTCGACTGCTCGATCCAGTTCCTGCGCGATCCGGAAAGCCATGTGAGGACGCTTGCCATCAAGCCGGATTATCTGAAGACGCACGGCCATGACGGCATCATCAATTATTCCGAATGGTCAGTGCCGCTAGGGCGTCGCTTTCGCGCTCTGAAACTCTGGTTCCTGCTGCGCGCGCATGGGCTGGACAATCTGCGCACGATGATCCGCAACCACGTCGCCTGGAGTGAAGGTCTTGCCGCGCGTCTGGCAAGGGAGCCGGACTTCGAACTCGTCACCGAGCCGATGCTGTCGCTGTTTTCGTTCAGGCATCAAGCGCCATCAGGCATCGATCCGGATGAGCATAATCTGCGATTGGTCAACGCCATCAACGATGACGGCCGCATCTACCTGACGCAGACACGTGTGGATGGCCGGGTCGCGATTCGTTTTCAGGTCGGCCAGTTCGAGGCGACCGCCAGCGATGTCGATGCGGCTTTCGATACTGTTACCGAAGTCGCGCGCACCCTGGCCTGAATCGATTGTTCCGAATCTGCGACGCGGTTTGCTTTTGCAATCGTGCGTTTCTATTCACTGGCTCTTGTCTTTTCATAACTTTCGTTTTCGGCTATGGACAAAGAAAACGAAAACGGGAGCCTACCCAATGTACCTGTCGCCGCGCCACTCCGAGATCGTCCAGATGGCAAAGGACAATGGCAGGGTGCTGGTTGACGAACTGGCAACGCATTTCAACGTAACGCCACAGACAATACGCAAGGATCTCAACGACCTGTGCGACCAGCGGCTGCTGTCGCGCATCCATGGCGGCGCGCTGTTTCCGTCCGGCATCGAGAACATGGAGTACGAGGCGCGGCGCAAGATTGCCGCCGAGGAGAAAGATGCGATCGGCCGCGCGGCAGCCAGACTGATTCCAGACAACGCCTCACTGTTCATAAACATAGGCACCACGACCGAGGCCGTCAGCACGGCGCTTCTCGATCATACGGGACTGATGGTCATTACCAATAATATCAATGTTGCCAACAGGATGCGCATATATCCGTCGATGGAGGTCGTAATCGCCGGCGGTGTCGTACGCGGTGCCGATGGCGGCATCGTCGGTGAGGCCGCGGTCGACTTCATCAGGCAATTCAAGGTCGACTACGCTGTGATCGGTGCATCGGCGATCGATCATGACGGAGCGCTGCTCGACTTCGATTTTCGCGAAGTCAAGGTAGCGCAGGCGATCATCGCCAATGCCCGGCATGTCATCCTCGTTTCCGACCAGACGAAGTTCGAACGCACGGCGCCGGTGCGCATTGGCCATCTGTCGCAGGTGAATACATTCATCACCGATCGTTGCGACATCCCGTCGGTGCGCAGGATTTGCCAGGAGGCCGAGGTTCAACTGATCGAAACATCGCTCGCTTGAAAGCTCTCGGGGGCGGGTGCTGGGTATTCGTATTCGTTTGACATTCGTTATCATTTCGAAATAATGCCGCCACGGTTTCGTTATAAGTCAAGAATATTGCAATGCGAAATCGCTGGAGAATCGTGTGGACACCATCCATGACATCTTCGTCATAGGCGGCGGCATCAATGGCTGCGGCATAGCCCGTGATGCCGTTGGTCGAGGCTTTTCGGTCTTTCTCGCCGAGATGAACGACCTGGCCAGCGGAACGTCCTCCGGCTCGACCAAGCTAATCCATGGCGGCCTGCGCTACCTTGAATTTTATGAATTCCGCCTCGTGCGCGAAGCGCTGATGGAGCGAGAGGTCCTGTGGCGGAACGCGCCACACATCATCTGGCCAATGCGCTTTGTCCTGCCCTATGCCAAAGGGCTGCGGCCTGCCTGGCTGATCAGGCTTGGCCTCTTCCTTTATGATCACATTGGTGGGCGCAAATTGCTGCCGGCGACGCGGACGCTGGACATGGCCAACGACCCGGCCGGCCGGCCGCTGAAGCCACTGTTCCGAAAGGCATTCGAATATTCCGACGGATGGGTCAATGATGCGCGGCTGGTGGCGTTGAATGCGCGCGACGCCGCTGACCGTGGCGCGACCATCCGGACCCGCACCAAGGTGGTCAGTGCCCGCCGCGAGGGCGATCTCTGGACGGTAAGCCTCGAGAACGTCACGACCGGCGAGACCGAGGAAGTGAAGGCGCGATTGCTGGTCAATGCAGCTGGTCCCTGGGTCGATCATGTGCTGTCGGACACGGTTGGCCTGAAGGACGTGCACAATGTCCGGCTGGTGCAGGGCAGCCATATCGTCATCGGCAAGAAGTTCGATGATCCGCGCGCCTATTTCTTCCAGAACAAGGATGGGCGCATCATCTTCGCCATCCCCTATGAGGAAGAGTTCACGCTGATCGGCACCACCGATAGGGATTATCCCGGCGATCCGCATGACGCGAAGATCAGCGATGCAGAGATCGACTATCTGTGCGCGGCGGCAAGCGAATACTTCGCCGAGCCGGTCAAGCGTTCGGACATCGTCTGGACCTATTCGGCGGTGCGCCCGCTCTATGATGACGGAGCCTCGAAGGCGCAGGAGGCGACGCGGGATTATGTTCTGAAAGCCGACGGCGGTGAGGGCGTTGCGCCAATCGTCAACGCCTTTGGCGGCAAGATCACCACCTACCGGCGGCTGTCGGAATCGATGCTCGAAAAGATCGAGGGTCTTCTTGGCAAGCGCGGCAAGCCGTGGACTGCAAATGCGCCGCTGCCAGGGGGCGATTTCCCGGCCACCGGGTTCGATGCGGAGGTCACGAAACTGAAGGCGGCCTACCCGTTCCTCGATGCGCGCCTTGCCCGCCGGTTGACCCGGCTCTACGGAACGCGGGCACGATCACTGCTTGGATCGGCCAGATCGAATGCCGACCTTGGCCGCAACTTTGGCGAGGACCTCTACGAGGCCGAAGTGCGCTATCTCGCCGAAAATGAATGGGCCGTCACCGCCGATGATGTGTTGTGGCGCAGGACCAAGCGTGGTCTGCATCTCAGCCGCGAGCAGGCGGTTGCACTCGACGAGTTCATGCGGGGCATGAGCCGCCAGCACATCGCGGCCGCCGAATAGCGGGTACCGACACCGAATCGGTAAAGCCCGGGAAGGCAGCATCTTTTTCCCTGCCGGTTGCATGGATGGCGAAACCTCGGCAAGAATTGGTCCTGCGTCGGATCGCGCACCGGGGGAGTGGGAATGAGTGGCTTTGTCCTGGCAATCGACCAGGGGACGACATCGACGCGGGCGATCCTGTTCGACGGCGAGATGACGATTGCAGGTAGCGGGCGGAAAGAATTCGCCCAGCACTATCCGGCTTCAGGATGGGTCGAGCATGATCCCGAGGAGATCTGGTCGAGCGTCGTGACGACGGTGAAGGCAGCCCTGAGGAAGGCCGGACGCAAGGCTTCCGAGGTTGCCGCGCTCGGCATCACCAATCAACGCGAGACGGTCGTCATCTGGGACAGGGCAACCGGCAAGCCCATCCACAATGCCATCGTCTGGCAGGACCGGCGCACCGCGCCGCTGTGCCAGAAACTCAAGAAGCAGGGGCTGGAGAAGACATTCACCAGGAAGACCGGGCTGCTGCTTGACCCGTATTTTTCCGGCACCAAGATCGCCTGGATGCTGGACAAGGTGAAGGGAGCCAGGAAGCGCGCCGAGAAGGGTGAACTGCTGGCCGGCACCATCGACAGCTTTTTGATCTGGCGGCTGACCGGCGGCAAGGTTCACGCCACCGATGCTACCAATGCATCGCGCACATTGGTCTACAATATCCAGGAAAATGCCTGGGACGATGAGCTTCTGGCCATCCTCGGGATACCCGCGAGAATGCTGCCGGAGGTGAAGGATTGCGCCGATGATTTTGGAAGCACTGAGAAAAGCCTGTTCGGTGCCGAGATAAGAATCCTCGGCGTGGCCGGTGACCAGCACGCCGCAACGATCGGCCAAGCCTGTTTCGAGCCAGGCATGATGAAATCAACCTATGGCACGGGGTGTTTCGCGCTGCTCAATACGGGCGGCGATCTGGTGCGCTCAAAAAACCGGCTGCTGACAACGATCGCCTACAGGCTGAACGGCAAGACCACGTATGCGCTGGAGGGCTCCATCTTTATCGCCGGTGCGGCAGTGCAATGGCTGCGGGACGGGCTGAAGGTCATCGGCAAGGTCGAGCAGAGCGGCAAATTGGCGGCTGCCGCCGATCCGACCCAGAACGTCTACCTGGTGCCAGCCTTCGTCGGGCTCGGCGCGCCACACTGGGACGCCGATGCGCGGGGCGCCATTTTCGGACTGACCCGCAATTCCGGCCCGGCCGAGTTCGCACGCGCGGCATTGGAGTCCGTCGCTTTTCAAACGCGTGATCTGCTCGACGCGATGCGCAAGGACTGGAAGGCCAGTTCGGCCAAGACCGTGCTTCGCGTCGATGGCGGCATGGTCGCGTCGGACTGGACGATGCAACGCCTGGCCGACATTCTTGATGCACGGGTCGACCGCCCGACCATCCTCGAGACAACGGCGTTGGGCGCCGCATGGCTCGCCGGCTCGCAAGCCGGTGTGTGGCCGGCGGCCGGGACGTTCGCGAAAAACTGGGTGCTCGAACGGCGGTTCCAGCCAGAGATGGACGCAGCAGACCGCGCAACGAAACTCGCGGGTTGGCGCGACGCCGTACGCAGAACGTTGAGCACTTTATAGTGCTCGGAACCGCAGTGTGATCGGGATTGTGCTGAAGTGAGGGGGAATGACGAATCCACGTTGGTATGCTGCTTGGCGTGGCGAGGCTGTCGACCAGCTGCACGCCACGAACAAGCACCTACAGGATGAATTCCGTCTGGGTAGCTGGTCTCGCTACGACTATGATCTGAAATCTGGGAAGGTTCTTTTTCTCGGATGATCAGAGCATCGTCAAGGTTGTTGCCGAAATCCAGATCGCAGGCAGTACCAGCACTAAAGCCAGAAACTGGCTTTAGTGCTGGGCAAACTCAAATTTGCCTGGCGAACTGCTTGGCCACTGAAAACTGGTTCGATCTTTCGGAGAGAAGAATGGCATTGACGAATCGGCTCAGGGCTACGTGACGGATACGCAAGATGATCTGGAAGTGCTCGGTTGGGAATTGACCGGCGCTACGATCAGAATTTGCAATGCTCTTGGAGCGTACCGGTCGCCGCGTGGCGAAGGGCTCTATTTGATTTTGAAGAACATCAGCTGGGCAAGTTAAATGAAACTGCCTCATAATACCGACGAAAGGCTCGCACCATCTTCGGTGCGAGCCTTTCGTTTCGTCATTCAGTTCAGTTCGCTCGGATAGGTTCGATCAATAGGGCGAACGGCACTGCTGACGGGGGCCGTTGTTCGGCTGGAAGGTGTTGTCCGAAGCGCGATAGGATCTGTAGCGGTCGTAGCACCACTGCACATGGGAATTGCCGCGGTTCTGTTCGCTGTTTACGATTGCTCCGCTAATGACCGCGCCTGCGGCGAATGCGGCCAGCGGGAACCAGTAGTCGCCGTGGCGCTGATAACCCGGGCGATAATAGCTATAGCCACGGTGTCCGTTCCAGTAGCCGCCGCCATTTCCCCTGTTACCGAAGTTGCGGTTGCCGTTGAAGTTTCGGTGACCGCCGGAATTGCGGTTGCCACGGAAATGGCGATTCTTCAGTTGCGGATTAAAATCGACAGCCTGGATATCGGATGGAGTGACGATAGGGGCCTGCGGCACGAATATTGGCGCGGCTTCGGCAGGTATGGCGGCAGTGGCCGCGAATGAAATTGACAGAGTGGCGGCCAGCAAGCCCGACATGACCTTATTCATCATCTTCTCCTTGAAAGGGTGGTTGACGTCCCTTGTGGCTGGAAAA
This genomic interval carries:
- a CDS encoding peptidase, giving the protein MTYCVGLKIDRGLVFMSDTRTNAGMDSISTFKKMHVWEQPGERVIVLMSAGNLATTQAVVSLLEERTKAVADRHATLLETPSMYQTVRLVGDTVKEVIAHSSPAGEKADSYFNASFILGGQIKGSEPRLFMIYPEGNFIESTDDTPFFQIGETKYGKPIIIRAYEKTMSLAETVKLLLVSFDSTLKSNLSVGLPLDLLFYEKETFKVGLKKRIGQDDQYYRTISDGWSNALKTAFASLPDFPG
- a CDS encoding pyridoxal phosphate-dependent decarboxylase family protein, producing the protein MNNDDFRQWSLRAAEWGADYRSGLRDRPVRPLVEPGDIFKSIEVSPPETAEPMDAIFADFEDKILPGMTHWQHPRFFAYFPANAAPVSVVAEYLVSAMAAQCMLWQTSPAATELETRVVDWMRQALGLPEGFSGVIQDSASSATLAAVLTMRERALDWQGNKKGLSGQARVRIYSSDQVHTSIDRAIWVAGIGEDNLVRIPAAGRFRAMDTVALEAAIVADKEAGLLPAGIIACVGGTSTGGTDDVAEVAAVAKRHGLYLHVDAAWAGSAMICEEYRHFWAGVEQADSIVFNPHKWLGAQFDCSIQFLRDPESHVRTLAIKPDYLKTHGHDGIINYSEWSVPLGRRFRALKLWFLLRAHGLDNLRTMIRNHVAWSEGLAARLAREPDFELVTEPMLSLFSFRHQAPSGIDPDEHNLRLVNAINDDGRIYLTQTRVDGRVAIRFQVGQFEATASDVDAAFDTVTEVARTLA
- a CDS encoding DeoR/GlpR family DNA-binding transcription regulator; protein product: MYLSPRHSEIVQMAKDNGRVLVDELATHFNVTPQTIRKDLNDLCDQRLLSRIHGGALFPSGIENMEYEARRKIAAEEKDAIGRAAARLIPDNASLFINIGTTTEAVSTALLDHTGLMVITNNINVANRMRIYPSMEVVIAGGVVRGADGGIVGEAAVDFIRQFKVDYAVIGASAIDHDGALLDFDFREVKVAQAIIANARHVILVSDQTKFERTAPVRIGHLSQVNTFITDRCDIPSVRRICQEAEVQLIETSLA
- the glpD gene encoding glycerol-3-phosphate dehydrogenase, producing the protein MDTIHDIFVIGGGINGCGIARDAVGRGFSVFLAEMNDLASGTSSGSTKLIHGGLRYLEFYEFRLVREALMEREVLWRNAPHIIWPMRFVLPYAKGLRPAWLIRLGLFLYDHIGGRKLLPATRTLDMANDPAGRPLKPLFRKAFEYSDGWVNDARLVALNARDAADRGATIRTRTKVVSARREGDLWTVSLENVTTGETEEVKARLLVNAAGPWVDHVLSDTVGLKDVHNVRLVQGSHIVIGKKFDDPRAYFFQNKDGRIIFAIPYEEEFTLIGTTDRDYPGDPHDAKISDAEIDYLCAAASEYFAEPVKRSDIVWTYSAVRPLYDDGASKAQEATRDYVLKADGGEGVAPIVNAFGGKITTYRRLSESMLEKIEGLLGKRGKPWTANAPLPGGDFPATGFDAEVTKLKAAYPFLDARLARRLTRLYGTRARSLLGSARSNADLGRNFGEDLYEAEVRYLAENEWAVTADDVLWRRTKRGLHLSREQAVALDEFMRGMSRQHIAAAE
- the glpK gene encoding glycerol kinase GlpK — its product is MSGFVLAIDQGTTSTRAILFDGEMTIAGSGRKEFAQHYPASGWVEHDPEEIWSSVVTTVKAALRKAGRKASEVAALGITNQRETVVIWDRATGKPIHNAIVWQDRRTAPLCQKLKKQGLEKTFTRKTGLLLDPYFSGTKIAWMLDKVKGARKRAEKGELLAGTIDSFLIWRLTGGKVHATDATNASRTLVYNIQENAWDDELLAILGIPARMLPEVKDCADDFGSTEKSLFGAEIRILGVAGDQHAATIGQACFEPGMMKSTYGTGCFALLNTGGDLVRSKNRLLTTIAYRLNGKTTYALEGSIFIAGAAVQWLRDGLKVIGKVEQSGKLAAAADPTQNVYLVPAFVGLGAPHWDADARGAIFGLTRNSGPAEFARAALESVAFQTRDLLDAMRKDWKASSAKTVLRVDGGMVASDWTMQRLADILDARVDRPTILETTALGAAWLAGSQAGVWPAAGTFAKNWVLERRFQPEMDAADRATKLAGWRDAVRRTLSTL
- a CDS encoding BA14K family protein, producing the protein MMNKVMSGLLAATLSISFAATAAIPAEAAPIFVPQAPIVTPSDIQAVDFNPQLKNRHFRGNRNSGGHRNFNGNRNFGNRGNGGGYWNGHRGYSYYRPGYQRHGDYWFPLAAFAAGAVISGAIVNSEQNRGNSHVQWCYDRYRSYRASDNTFQPNNGPRQQCRSPY